In the Physeter macrocephalus isolate SW-GA unplaced genomic scaffold, ASM283717v5 random_51, whole genome shotgun sequence genome, one interval contains:
- the ZP1 gene encoding LOW QUALITY PROTEIN: zona pellucida sperm-binding protein 1 (The sequence of the model RefSeq protein was modified relative to this genomic sequence to represent the inferred CDS: inserted 8 bases in 6 codons; deleted 4 bases in 2 codons; substituted 2 bases at 2 genomic stop codons) — MTATDEFGNPSEVNSRCICYHXVTAKPQGPAVFSANYKDCHVLEKDGRSHLRVFMEAVLLSGXTLICPRPDHTWTPDSRLAAPTTFSLPAPHRYPLTQEQCQVASRDIPRRVRSSKEAXAAGCCHDNTREGLCYYGNTATVQCFGNGHFVLVVSQEAALVCRTLVDIHLVCTAPSCSPTRRRDSVVSVAGPLTCCDTTVQADSTQQNQLLSSIGIWMGPQGSITWDGTFRLHIHCVFNASDFLPLQASLFPPPXPATVTQYSPTREKAPLPADKAFSSYHREGDHPIVGLLQESDPTEVWLLQRTDPILVLVLHQHWAVPSANPFQYPQWPIQSGECPFGDSXRTXMLALEGALPFHSHYQCFTVATFALLDTGSWRARRGQVYFLCGTSACCPSGLKTYSTTCSSGAAAGRQXASGHHNDIARPRXMVSSPGPLGFEDSYSSGYTSHGPPHLQKGSFSSAQCDYQGLGFGERVGGALAQPCHPPDPFRLAGSTMSCNTSPLLWVILLLLAVVLVRGVGVFVDLSQAKPRSSWKATEGEQAE, encoded by the exons ATGAATTTGGGAACCCGTCTGAGGTGAACAGCCGCTGCATCTGCTATC GGGTGACCGCCAAGCCCCAGGGGCCCGCGGTCTTTTCTGCCAATTACAAAGACTGCCATGTGCTGGAGAAG GATGGGCGCTCCCACCTGAGGGTGTTCATGGAAGCTGTGCTGCTCAGTGG CACTCTGATCTGTCCCAGACCTGATCACACCTGGACTCCAGACTCCCGCCTGGCAGCACCCACCACATTCTCACTTCCTGCCCCTCATCG GTACCCTCTGACTCAGGAACAGTGCCAGGTGGCCTCCAGGGACATCCCCCGCAGAGTGAGAAGCTCAAAGGAAG CGGCAGCTGGCTGCTGTCATGACAACACCAGAGAGGGTCTCTGTTACTATGGCAACACAG CGACTGTCCAGTGCTTCGGAAACGGTCACTTCGTCCTGGTGGTGTCCCAAGAAGCAGCCTTGGTGTGCAGGACACTGGTCGATATCCACCTGGTCTGCACTGCCCCCAGCTGCTCCCCAACCAGGAGGCGGGAT TCCGTGGTCTCCGTGGCTGGCCCTCTCACCTGCTGTGACACCACAGTCCAG GCGGACAGCACCCAGCAGAACCAGCTGCTGTCCAGCATCGGCATCTGGATGGGGCCACAGGGTTCCATCACGTGGGACGGCAC CTTCAGGCTTCACATCCACTGTGTCTTCAATGCCAGTGACTTCCTGCCCCTCCAGGCGtccctctttcctccccc cccagccaCTGTGACCCAGTACAGCCCGACAAGGGAAAAGG CCCCTCTCCCTGCAGACAAGGCTTTCAGCTCCTACCACAGGGAGGGGGACCACCCCATTGTGGGGCTGCTTCAGGAGTCTGACCCCACGGAGGTCTGGCTCCTGCAGAGGACAGACCCCATTCTGGTCCTGGTGCTGCACCAGCACTGGGCCGTTCCCAGCGCCAACCCCTTCCAGTATCCTCAGTGGCCCATCCAGTCAGGTGA gtgTCCTTTCGGTGACA TCAGGACCTGAATGCTGGCCTTGGAAGGG GCTCTGCCCTTCCACTCTCACTACCAGTGCTTCACCGTTGCCACCTTCGCCCTCCTGGACACTGGCTCCTGGAGGGCCCGCAGGGG CCAGGTTTACTTCCTCTGCGGCACCTCTGCCTGCTGCCCCTCAGGGCTGAAGACTTACTCGACTACATGTAGCTCTGGGGCTGCAG CCGGACGGCAATGAGCCTCAGGTCACCACAATGACATTGCCAGGCCCA GCATGGTGAGCTCTCCCGGGCCACTGGGCTTTGAGGATTCCTACAG CTCCGGCTATA CTAGCCATGGTCCACCTCATCTGCAAAAGGGCAGCTTCAGCTCTGCCCAGTGTGACTACCAAGGGCTGGGGTTTGGGGAGAGAGTTGGAGGGGCCCTTGCCCAGCCCTGCCATCCTCCAGATCCCTTTCGTCTGGCAGGCTCCACCATGAGCTGCAACACAAGCCCTCTCCTCTGGGTAATTCTTTTGCTGTTGGCTGTTGTCCTGGTCCGAGGGGTTGGCGTCTTTGTGGACCTGAGCCAGGCCAAGCCCAGAAGCTCCTGGAAGGCAACAGAAGGTGAACAGGCTGAATAG
- the PRPF19 gene encoding pre-mRNA-processing factor 19: protein MSLICSISNEVPEHPCVSPVSNHVYERRLIEKYIAENGTDPINNQPLSEEQLIDIKVAHPIRPKPPSATSIPAILKALQDEWDAVMLHSFTLRQQLQTTRQELSHALYQHDAACRVIARLTKEVTAAREALATLKPQAGLIVPQAVPSSQPSVVGAGEPMDLGELVGMTPEIIQKLQDKATVLTTERKKRGKTVPEELVKPEELSKYRQVASHVGLHSASIPGILALDLCPSDTNKILTGGADKNVVVFDKSSEQILATLKGHTKKVTSVVFHPSQELVFSASPDATIRIWSVPNASCVQVVRAHESAVTGLSLHATGDYLLSSSDDQYWAFSDIQTGRVLTKVTDETSGCSLTCAQFHPDGLIFGTGTMDSQIKIWDLKERTNVANFPGHSGPITSIAFSENGYYLATAADDSSVKLWDLRKLKNFKTLQLDNNFEVKSLIFDQSGTYLALGGTDVQIYICKQWTEILHFTEHSGLTTGVAFGHHAKFIASTGMDRSLKFYSL from the exons ATGTCCCTGATCTGCTCTA TCTCCAATGAAGTGCCAGAGCACCCGTGTGTGTCCCCTGTCTCTAATCATGTCTACGAGCGGCGGCTCATCGAGAAGTACATTGCAGAGAATGGCACAGATCCCATCAACAACCAGCCTCTGTCCGAGGAGCAGCTCATTGATATCAAAG TTGCTCACCCAATCCGGCCCAAGCCTCCCTCAGCCACCAGCATCCCAGCCATTCTGAAAGCCTTGCAGGACGAATGG GACGCAGTCATGCTCCACAGCTTCACCCTGCGCCAGCAGCTGCAGACCACCCGCCAAGAGCTGTCCCACGCTCTGTACCAGCACGATGCCGCCTGCCGTGTCATCGCCCGTCTCACCAAGGAAGTCACTGCTGCCCGAGAAG CTCTGGCTACCCTGAAACCGCAGGCTGGTCTCATCGTGCCCCAGGCTGTGCCGAGCTCCCAGCCGAGTGTTGTG GGTGCAGGCGAGCCGATGGATTTGGGCGAGCTGGTGGGAATGACCCCTGAGATTATTCAGAAG CTTCAAGACAAGGCCACTGTGCTAACCACAGAGCGGAAGAAG agaGGGAAGACTGTGCCTGAGGAGCTGGTGAAGCCGGAAGAGCTCAGCAAATACCGGCAGGTGGCATCCCACGTG GGGTTGCACAGTGCTAGCATTCCCGGGATCCTTGCCCTGGACCTCTGCCCCTCCGACACCAACAAGATCCTTACTG GTGGGGCAGATAAAAATGTCGTCGTCTTTGACAAGAGTTCTGAGCAAATCCTGGCCACTCTCAAAGGCCATACCAAGAAAGTCACCAGCGTGGTCTTTCACCCTTCCCAG GAGCTGGTGTTTTCCGCCTCCCCAGATGCCACTATCAGGATTTGGTCTGTTCCGAACGCCTCTTGTGTACAGGTTGTTCGAGCCCATGAGAGTGCTGTGACAGGCCTCAGCCTCCACGCCACTGGTGACTATCTCCTGAGCTCCTCTGATGACCAG tACTGGGCCTTCTCTGACATCCAGACAGGACGTGTGCTCACCAAGGTGACTGATGAAACCTCTGGCTGCT CCCTCACCTGTGCGCAGTTCCACCCTGACGGACTCATTTTCGGGACAGGAACCATGGACTCTCAGATCAAGATCTGGGACTTGAAG GAGCGCACCAACGTGGCCAACTTCCCCGGCCACTCGGGCCCCATCACCAGCATCGCCTTCTCCGAGAATGGCTACTACCTGGCTACGGCGGCTGATGACTCCTCCGTCAAGCTCTGGGATCTGCGCAAACTTAAGAACTTTAAGACGTTGCAGCTGGATAACAACTTTGAG GTAAAGTCACTGATCTTTGACCAGAGTGGTACTTACCTGGCCCTTGGGGGCACGGATGTCCAGATctacatctgcaaacagtggacGGAGATTCTTCACTTTACAG AGCATAGCGGCCTGACCACGGGGGTGGCCTTTGGGCACCACGCCAAGTTCATTGCTTCAACAGGCATGGACAGGAGCCTCAAGTTCTACAGCCTGTAG